CAGGTGGAGGACATCCTGGGCCGCGAGTTCAAGAGCCGCGGCTTTGACCCCAAGCTGGCCCCGCTGTACGCCCAGGCCCTGGTCGGCATGGTCGCCCTGACCGGCCAGTGGTGGCTGGACGTACGCAAGCCGAAGAAGGCCGAGGTGGCCGCGCACCTGGTGAACCTGGCGTGGCACGGGCTGGACGGGCTGGAGGCGAAGCCGCACCTGATAGGGCGCCGCAAGAGCTGAATCCAGTGTCCACAAGGTGAAGCTTGTGGCATCATGCGGTCATGACCGAGATCACGATCAGCGCGGCCCGTTCCCAGCTCGGCGACCTTGTCCGGCGCGCGGCCCACAGCCGCGAGACCATCGCCATCACGGACCACGGTCATGTGGCCGCGCTGCTCGTGTCTCCGCAAGTGATAGAGGATCTTGAAGACGCGCTCGCCGTCGCCGACTATCAGCGGCGGAAGGCCGAGGGGACGCTCGCCGAGGGCATCCCACACGAAGAGGTCGGGCGCATGCTTGGGCTGCGTCCGTGACCTACCGCATCATCTGGGAGCCGAACGCCACGAACGCGGCCGTACGCTTCCTCAAGGACGACCCGGTCGGCCTCACTGCCGTATATGAAGCCGTCGACGCACTCGCCGAAACTCCCCGCCCCGCCAGTTCCATCCCCTACGGCCCAGACTTCCGCCGACTCCGTGTCGGCGAATATCGAGTCCTCTACGTCATCGAAGAGGACCTGATTCGCATCCTCGTCACCCACCTCGGCCGCACATCCTGACCTCCGGTCACGCCCGTTTCCGGGCCACCGCGAACACTCTGCGAAACGGGAAGGGCGTGCCGTGCGGCCCCGCCGGATAGGCCTCGCGCAGGGCGGCCCGGTATTCGGCGAGGAAGCCGTCCCGCGCCTCGGGGTCATCGGCGAGGGCGGTCAGCACGGGCCGCAGGCCGGTGCCCTTCACCCAGTCGAGGACGGGGTCCTCGCCCTGGAGCAGATGGATGTACGTCGTCTCCCACACGTCGGCGGTGCAGCCGAGCGAGGTGAGCCGCTCCAGGTAGGCCTCGGGAGTGAGCACGGCGTCGGCGTGGCGCAGGGTGCCGGCGAGCCGGTCGCGCCAGCGCGGTGAATCGGCGAGGTCGCGCATGAGCCGGTGGCTGGGGGCGTCGAAGTTCCCGGGTACCTGGAAGGCGAAGGTCCCGGCGGGTTTCAGCGCGGCCACCCAGTCGGCGAACCGGTCGAGGTGCCCCGGGACCCACTGGAGCGTGGCGTTGCTGACGATCAGGTCGCAGGGCTCGCTCGGGGTCCACGTACGGGCGTCGGCGTGGGCGAAGTCGAGACGACCGCCGCCCGGGGTGGGCCCCCCGTGATCGACACGGGCCTTGTCGAGCATCTCGCGTGAGTTGTCGTAGCCGGTGATCCGGGCGGTGGGCCAGCGGGCGGCGAGCAGGACGGTGACGTTGCCGGGGCCGCAGCCGAGGTCGGCGATGCGGGGAGGGTCGCCGTAGGGGTCTCCCCTGCTCGAACGAAGTTGAGAGCTCGGGGAAAGGTCGGAGACGCGGGCGAGCAGGTCGGTGAAGGGGCGGGCGCGGTGGCCGGCGTGGCGGAGGTACTGGGCGGGGTCCCAGGTGGGGGCGGCTGCGGGCACGGGTCCTCCTGGTGTCCTGACGGGGTCCTGGTGGTTTGCTGGTGGTGACGGCAAGGATCGCGCACACAGCGTGACACCGAATTTATCTCGACGTCAAGAAAATGGACATCAAGAGACTTCACGTCGACACAACCACTACACTGATCGTCATGGAGGACGAGGTCGACCGGCTGGTCGCAGCATGGCGCCGGGAGCGCCCGGACCTCGACGTCGAACCGCTCGAGGTGCTCAGCCGCGTGAGCAGACTGGCCCGGCATCTGGACCGGGCACGCCGGCTGGCCTTCTCGGAGCACGGCTTGGAGCCGTGGGAGTTCGACGTCCTGACGGCGCTGCGCCGCGCGGGCACGCCTTACCAGCTCTCGCCGGGACAGCTCCTCACCCAGACCCTGGTCACGTCGGGCACGATGACGAACCGCATCGACCGCCTGGCGAAGAAGGGCCTGGTGGAACGCCTCCCCGACCCCAGCGACCGCCGAGGCGTCCTGGTCCGGCTGACGGACGAGGGCAGGGACCGCGCGGACCAGGCCCTGGCGGGTCTGCTGGACCAGGAGCGCGCGATCCTCGCGGAGCTCACCCGGGCCCAGCGCGGCGAACTGGCCGGGCTGCTACGCCAGCTGACCGCCCCGTTCGACAACATCCCCGGCTAGGTCGACGGGCCCGACTCCGGCCCGCCGGGCGAGGGCGACGGCGGCGAGCGTGGAATGCACTCCCAGCTTGCCCAGCACGTTCTGCATGTGCGTGCGCACCGTGTGCGGCGACAGATACAGGCGCTCGGCGACGGCCTTGCGCCCCAGCCCCGCCACCATGCACCGCAGCACTTCCCGCTCACGCGGAGTGAGGGACTCCACCAGCCGCTCGCTCTCGGTGCGGTGCTTGCGGGCGGCGGTCAGCTCGCGCAGGACGCCGGTCAGCAGGGCGGGCGGCAGATGCGTCTCATCGCGCAGCACACCCCGGATGACCGTGAGCAGCCGGGACAGCGAGCAGTCCTTGGCCACCCACCCGGAGGCCCCGGCCTGCAGCGCCAGCGCGGCCCGGCGCGGATCGTCCTTCTCGGCGAGCACGACGATCCGGACGTTCGGCTGCGCGGACCGCACCCCCGTGACGAGGGAGATGCCGTCGACGAGCCCGTCCTCGTTGCCCTCCTGCACGGGTACGGCCGGGCGGGCGCCCGGCACCTTGCCGCCCAGGTCGGCGTCGACGAGCAGCACGTCGAACCGCCGCCCCTCGGCGACCGCCCGCTCCAGGCTGCGCAGCGCGGCCGGACCGCTGCCGGCCGCGGAGACGTCGACATCGGGCTCGGCGGCCAGGGCCGCCGCGAGTGACTCGGCGAAGATGCGATGGTCGTCGACGACCAGGACTCGGATGCGAACCACGTAACCCCCTTCCCCAGGCTCCTGAAGAGCAGGGGATACCCCATCGTCGGAAGACGACACCGCGCGGGTACGACGCCGGGGTGCCCGGGTCTGCTGCATCTGTCCGTCCTCGCAGCAGCCTGGCCGGGTCGCCGCAGCCGCACGGCCGCCGCCGTGCAGAAACCGCTACCCCCACCCCGGGCGTCGTACCCGGCTGTCTCGCCCCCTGATCGGCACCGGCCCCCACCGGTGCTGTTCATCAGGGTACGGCCGGGGGCCCGGAGCGGAAGGTTATTTGCAGAACTGACTGTCCTACGCGTTTATGGTGTGCCGCATGTTCCGTCTTGAGACAGAAGTCGACAAGGCTCGACGTGATCTGCTCCGTACACGCCTGCGGGAAACGAACACAGCCGCCTCTCCGGTCCTGCGCGCCCTGCGCGGAACGCCCGGCGAGCGGGACGTCCCGTTGCACGTGTGGGCTGTGAACGACACGGACGGCGACCTGGCGGGCGGTCTCGTCGGCTACACCTGGGCGACCTGGCTCCACGTCACCTACCTGTGGGTCGACGAACGCCACCGCGGCGCGGGCCTCGGCGCCCGGCTCCTGTGGCAGGCGGAACGCATCGCGTCCCGCGAACGGGGCTGCCACGCTTCCCGCCTGGAGACGTGGGACTTCCAGGCACCTCG
The genomic region above belongs to Streptomyces coeruleorubidus and contains:
- a CDS encoding LuxR C-terminal-related transcriptional regulator, giving the protein MVRIRVLVVDDHRIFAESLAAALAAEPDVDVSAAGSGPAALRSLERAVAEGRRFDVLLVDADLGGKVPGARPAVPVQEGNEDGLVDGISLVTGVRSAQPNVRIVVLAEKDDPRRAALALQAGASGWVAKDCSLSRLLTVIRGVLRDETHLPPALLTGVLRELTAARKHRTESERLVESLTPREREVLRCMVAGLGRKAVAERLYLSPHTVRTHMQNVLGKLGVHSTLAAVALARRAGVGPVDLAGDVVERGGQLA
- a CDS encoding type II toxin-antitoxin system Phd/YefM family antitoxin: MTEITISAARSQLGDLVRRAAHSRETIAITDHGHVAALLVSPQVIEDLEDALAVADYQRRKAEGTLAEGIPHEEVGRMLGLRP
- a CDS encoding GNAT family N-acetyltransferase, whose protein sequence is MVCRMFRLETEVDKARRDLLRTRLRETNTAASPVLRALRGTPGERDVPLHVWAVNDTDGDLAGGLVGYTWATWLHVTYLWVDERHRGAGLGARLLWQAERIASRERGCHASRLETWDFQAPRFYEKQGYEVVCVVPDYPPGITEYTLTKRLG
- the tamR gene encoding MarR family transcriptional regulator TamR, with translation MEDEVDRLVAAWRRERPDLDVEPLEVLSRVSRLARHLDRARRLAFSEHGLEPWEFDVLTALRRAGTPYQLSPGQLLTQTLVTSGTMTNRIDRLAKKGLVERLPDPSDRRGVLVRLTDEGRDRADQALAGLLDQERAILAELTRAQRGELAGLLRQLTAPFDNIPG
- a CDS encoding trans-aconitate 2-methyltransferase; this encodes MPAAAPTWDPAQYLRHAGHRARPFTDLLARVSDLSPSSQLRSSRGDPYGDPPRIADLGCGPGNVTVLLAARWPTARITGYDNSREMLDKARVDHGGPTPGGGRLDFAHADARTWTPSEPCDLIVSNATLQWVPGHLDRFADWVAALKPAGTFAFQVPGNFDAPSHRLMRDLADSPRWRDRLAGTLRHADAVLTPEAYLERLTSLGCTADVWETTYIHLLQGEDPVLDWVKGTGLRPVLTALADDPEARDGFLAEYRAALREAYPAGPHGTPFPFRRVFAVARKRA
- a CDS encoding type II toxin-antitoxin system RelE family toxin, which gives rise to MTYRIIWEPNATNAAVRFLKDDPVGLTAVYEAVDALAETPRPASSIPYGPDFRRLRVGEYRVLYVIEEDLIRILVTHLGRTS